The Streptomyces sp. GSL17-111 region CGGCGGCTCCTGGAGTGCCTGGGGCGGGACCGCACCAAGCACCAGGTCGCCGAGGTCACCTCGCTCGGTCTGGTGCAGATGACCCGCAAGCGGGTCGGACAGGGCCTGCTGGAGTCCTTCTCCGAGCCGTGTGTGCACTGCAACGGGCGCGGTCTCCTCGTGCACATGGAGCAGGCACACGCCGCCGGTGGCGGCGGCAAGCGCAAGAAGAAGGGCAAGGGCGGCGGCCAGCCGGAGGCGTCGCAGGCCGAGCCCGTCGAGTCGGTCGCGCCGGTGGAGCCCGAGCCCGTGGACCGGGAACGTCCCGAGGACCTGGAGCCCGTCGCGGAGCAGGCACCGAAGGCGCTGCCCGAGCCGGCCTTCGAACCCGACGAGGACCTGTACAGCAGCATTGCCGAGGCGGAGGAGGCCGCGTCCCGGCACCGGGGCAGGGGCCGTCGCCGGGTGAGCCGGAAGTCCGGGGCGCCCGCCGCCCCCGCCGGTGCGGACGTCGCCGCCGAGTCCGCCCCCGAGGCGGTCGCGGAGCCCGCTCCCGCAGCGGAGCCGGAGCCCGAGCCCGCCGCCGCGCCGGAGCGGGACACGGGTCGCACGCGTCGGCGCGGCAGCCGCAAGGTGTCCGTGCCGGCGGGCGCGCCGAAGGCCGATGAGGAGTCGGCCGAGGCGGCGGTGACCGTCGTCGCGGCGGCCCCCGAGCCCGCCCCCGAGCCCGAGCCGGCGCCGGTCGAGCCCGAGCCGCAGCCGGCCCCCGTCGCGGCGCAGGCCCCGGCCGAGCCCGCTCCCCGGGGACGTCGTCGGGCGAGCCGTAAGGTCTCCGTGCCGGCCGGTGCGCCGAAGGCGGCCGAGGAGTCGGCGGAGGCCGCGGTGACCGTGATCCCGGCCGCCGGAGCGACGGCCGCACCCGTCGACGAGCCGGTGGCTCAGCCGACTGCGGAGCCGCAGCCCGAACCGGCCGCCGACCAGGCCGTCGCCGAGAGCGAGCCCGCCCCGGCCCGTCCGCGTCGCCGCGCCACCCGCCGGGTGACCGCACCGACCGGAGCGCCGCAGGGCGAGGCGGCCGAGGCGATCGTCCTTCCGGCGGCCGCCGGAGCCGAGGCGGAGCCTGCGGGCGGGGCCGAGCCTGTCGGCGAGGCCGAGGAGAAGCCGGCGAGGACGGCCGCGAAGAGGACGGCCGCGAAGAGGACGGCCGCGAAGAAGGCGCCCGCGAAGAAGGCCGCCGAGAAGAAGGCGGTGGCCAAGAAGGCCACGGCGAAGAAGGTCGCCGAGAAGAAGGCGCCGGCCAAGAAGGCGGCGGCGAAGAAGACGACCGCCAAGCGCGCCGCCGCGAAGAAGTCGACGGCGAAGACGGCGGCGACCCGGGCGGCCGCGGCCGAGCAGCCTGCGGCTCCGTCCGTGTCGGCCCCCACTGAGGAGTGACGGCGGCGGGCCGGGCGGGTTTCCCGTCCGGCCCGCCGCCGTGGTCCGGGGCCGGTTTGACCGGCCTGGTCAGGGGCCGTAATCTTGACCGCTGGCGTGTCACACGCGCCAGTGCTCCTGAGCACCTCCCTCCCACCCGGCCGGACAGGCCGAGGGGAGAGGCCGTCGCTGACTCCCGGGTTGTCGTGGACGTCCTCGCGGACGCCTGCGGACGGCGGCTGGCATCAGGGGTTTCCGAACGACGAACGAGAGAGAGTTCCGCGTGTACGCGATCGTGCGCACCGGCGGCCGTCAGCAGAAGGTTGCTGTCGGCGACGTCATCGAGGTTGACCGTATGTCCAGCAGCAAGGTCGGCGACACCGTCGAGCTCTCGACCGTGCTCGTGGTCGACGGGGACGCCGTCACCAGCGACCCGTGGGTGCTGGCCGGCGTGAAGGTCCAGGCCGAGGTCGTGGACCACCACAAGGGCGTCAAGATCGACATCCAGAAGTACAAGAACAAGACCGGTTACAAGAAGCGCATCGGTCACCGTCAGCTGCACACCGCGCTGAAGATCACCGGCATCCCCGCCCCGGCGAAGTAAGGGACTGAGTACAGATGGCACACAAGAAGGGCGCATCGTCCACCCGGAACGGTCGTGACTCCAACGCGAAGCGCCTCGGCGTGAAGCGTTTCGGCGGTCAGGTCGTGAGCGCGGGCGAGATCCTCATCCGTCAGCGCGGCACCCACTTCCACCCGGGCGCGGGCGTCGGCCGCGGCGGCGACGACACGCTGTTCGCGCTGGCCGCCGGCTCCGTGCAGTTCGGCACGGCCCGTGGCCGCAAGGTCGTCAACATCGTGCCGGTCGCCGAGTAACGGCACCGCACACACGTACGACCCAGCATTCACGTCGAGGGCGGACCGCCTCACCCGCGCGCACGCGCGGGGAAGCGGCTCCGCCCTCGGCGTGTTGACAAGCCCAAGAGCACCGACCAAGCCGGGAGGCATCCGTCATGACCACCTTCGTGGACCGCGTCGAGCTGCACGTCGCCGCGGGTAACGGGGGCCACGGCTGTGCCTCCGTGCACCGGGAGAAGTTCAAACCGCTCGGTGGCCCGGACGGCGGGAACGGCGGCCGGGGCGGGGACGTCGTCCTCGTCGTGGACCAGAGCGTGACCACCCTCCTGGAGTACCACCACAGCCCGCACCGCAAGGCCACCAACGGCAAGCCGGGCGCCGGCGGCCACCGCATGGGCGCGAACGGCGAGGACCTGGTGCTGCCCGTGCCGGACGGCACCGTGGTGCTGGACAAGCGGGGCAACGTGCTGGCCGACCTCGTCGGCGAGGGCACGAGCTTCGTCGCCGGTGAGGGCGGCCGGGGCGGGCTGGGCAACGCGGCCCTGGCGTCCGCTCGGCGCAAGGCGCCGGGCTTCGCGCTGCTGGGCGTGCCCGGTGAGGCGCGCGACATCGTGCTGGAGTTGAAGACGGTCGCCGACGTGGCGCTCGTCGGTTACCCGTCGGCGGGCAAGTCCTCGCTGATCGCCGTGCTCTCGGCCGCCAAGCCGAAGATCGCCGACTACCCGTTCACCACGCTCGTGCCGAACCTCGGTGTGGTCACGGCCGGGTCCAGCGTCTACACGGTGGCCGACGTGCCGGGGCTGATCCCGGGGGCGAGCGAGGGCAAGGGCCTGGGGCTGGAGTTCCTGCGGCACGTCGAGCGCTGCGCCGTCCTCGTGCACGTCCTGGACACCGCGACGCTGGAGTCCGACCGCGACCCGCTCTCCGACCTGGACGTCATCGAGGCGGAGCTGGCGCAGTACGGGCGGGGCCTGGACGACCGGCCCCGGCTGGTCGTGCTCAACAAGGTCGACATCCCCGACGGCCAGGAGCTCGCCGCGATGGTCCGCCCCGACCTGGAGGGGCGCGGCTACCGCGTCTTCGAGGTGTCGGCGCTCAGCCGTCAGGGGCTCAAGGAGCTGTCGTTCGCGCTGGCCGGCATCGTCGAGGAGGCCCGGGCCGCGCGTCCCCCGCAGGAGGCCACCCGGATCGTCATCCGCCCGCAGGCGGTCGACGACGCGGGCTTCACCGTCACCCGCGAGGCGGAGAGCCTCTTCCGGGTGCGCGGCGAGAAGCCCGAACGCTGGGTGCGGCAGACCGACTTCAACAACGACGAGGCCGTCGGCTATCTCGCCGACCGGCTGAACCGCCTCGGTGTCGAGGAGGAGCTGCTGAAGGCCGGTGCCCGCGAGGGGGACGGCGTCGCCATCGGGGCCGAGGACGACGCCGTCGTGTTCGACTGGGAGCCGACGGTCATGGCCGGTGCGGAGATGCTGGGTCGCCGGGGCGAGGACCACCGCATGGACGGCGTCCGGCCCGCCGCCCAGCGTCGCCGTGACCGCGACGCCGAGCGGGACGAGAGCCAGCAGGAGTACGACGCCTTCGACCCCTTCGACTGAGGGTCAGGCCGTCACGGAGTCCTCGGACTCCTCCGCCTCGCCGGGGACGGCCTCGCCGAGGCGCAGGCGGGTCTCCTCGCGGAGGGCGTCCTCCCGCAGGGACTCCTCGCCGGCGGCGGGCTGACGGGCCCGCCGCGCGTCGGCCCGTGCGCACAGGGCCTGCACGGCCGCGTCGAACCGCGCCAGCGAGGGCGGCTCGTCCGGGCCGAGCAGGTGACGCTTGAGCTCCGTCCGCGCCCCGGCCAGGGTGTCCAGCGCCGGGTCGCGGACGGCGGCCAGGAGCGCGGGCACTCCGGCGGCGTCCGGCGTCAGGATCGTCGCGGCCCGGACCGTCGGGAAGGCGGCGCGGAAGGCCTCCTCGTTCAGCCCCGAGGTGTTCGCGACCGCGTAGGGCTTCTCGCTGGCCAGGTAGTCCGAGACCACGCTGGAGACGTCGCTGATCAGCAGGTCCGTCGTGTTGAAGCAGGAGTAGAGGCCCGGCAGCGGTGCGTCGACGATCTGGTGCTCCCACCCGGGCACGGAGGCCCAGTACGCCGCCTCGCAGGCCTCCTGGGCCCGGCCGACGGCCTCGGCCCGCCCCGGCTCGGGGAGCGTCTGCACGAGCATCCGTTCGACGTCGTCGGCGTCCGGCCGGAAGACGGCGTCGGCCAGCTCGTTCAGCTCGGCGGTGCGGCGCGCCAGGTCGGCGGCGGCCTGCGGCCCCGGCCGCTCGCGGCCCGGCTCGGCGGCCCGAGCGGCGTTCGCCGCGTCGATCAGGGCCCGGATGCGCGCGTCGGCCTCGCCCGCCCGCGGGTCCACCGAGCCGGTCATGGGGTGCGGCTTGTAGACGAGGCGCACCGTCGGGTCCGCCAGCAGGGCCCGGACGAGGTTCTCGCCGGCCAGCATGATCGAGGTGTTGCCCGGGTCGTCGGTCCAGCCCTCCCAGGTGGGGGCGTACAGCACGTTCAGGAACGGTCCGGAGGGCGGCCCGGCCAGGGGACGGATCGGGGCGAGTTGCGGACGGCCGACCTCGACCACGTCGCGGTCGTCGACACCGATGTCGGCGAGCTGGTAGCGCTCGCGCGCCGCCGGCCCGGCGACCCACACCTCGTCGTAGGCCTTCGCGTACGGGTTGCAGCTGGAGAGCTTGTCGCTCTCACCGTGGTTGACGAAGGTGTGCTTGATGGAGGGGATGCGCAGGACCTGCGAGGTCTTCCCGGAGTTCGCCGGATGGATCATGATCTTCAGCGGCGAGTGCTCCAGTGCCATCAGGTGCGCGACCTTGGGGAGGCAGACGATCGGGACGTCCGTCGCGGCGATCCTCTGCATCATGAACCGCTCGCGCAGCACGATCAGGGGACGCCCCTCGACGGCGGCCAGCGTGCCGAGCCACATGTTCGCCTGGTACGCCGAGGAGGAACCCCCGGAGAAGTACATGGCGTGGGTCGGCCGGTAGGCGGCCAGCCACGCGTCCAGCCAGTCGAGCGTCGTGCGCTCGTCGGGCGCCCGCCGCCCGCGCAGCAGCCACCGGGCCAGCCAGCCCGTGCCGGCGACGAAGGCGGCGATCGCCACCGCCACGCCGGCCACGCCCCACACCATGTCGCGCGTCACCACGGTCACGAGCAGGCCGGCGGTGGCGGGCACCATGAAGGAGAGCAGGCGGCGGCCCGGCTGCCGGGCCAGTATGCGCGGCGGAGCGGGGCTCAGGCCGAGCTGGGAGGCGTCCACGTTGCGGG contains the following coding sequences:
- the rplU gene encoding 50S ribosomal protein L21, which translates into the protein MYAIVRTGGRQQKVAVGDVIEVDRMSSSKVGDTVELSTVLVVDGDAVTSDPWVLAGVKVQAEVVDHHKGVKIDIQKYKNKTGYKKRIGHRQLHTALKITGIPAPAK
- the rpmA gene encoding 50S ribosomal protein L27 yields the protein MAHKKGASSTRNGRDSNAKRLGVKRFGGQVVSAGEILIRQRGTHFHPGAGVGRGGDDTLFALAAGSVQFGTARGRKVVNIVPVAE
- the obgE gene encoding GTPase ObgE; this translates as MTTFVDRVELHVAAGNGGHGCASVHREKFKPLGGPDGGNGGRGGDVVLVVDQSVTTLLEYHHSPHRKATNGKPGAGGHRMGANGEDLVLPVPDGTVVLDKRGNVLADLVGEGTSFVAGEGGRGGLGNAALASARRKAPGFALLGVPGEARDIVLELKTVADVALVGYPSAGKSSLIAVLSAAKPKIADYPFTTLVPNLGVVTAGSSVYTVADVPGLIPGASEGKGLGLEFLRHVERCAVLVHVLDTATLESDRDPLSDLDVIEAELAQYGRGLDDRPRLVVLNKVDIPDGQELAAMVRPDLEGRGYRVFEVSALSRQGLKELSFALAGIVEEARAARPPQEATRIVIRPQAVDDAGFTVTREAESLFRVRGEKPERWVRQTDFNNDEAVGYLADRLNRLGVEEELLKAGAREGDGVAIGAEDDAVVFDWEPTVMAGAEMLGRRGEDHRMDGVRPAAQRRRDRDAERDESQQEYDAFDPFD